In Malus sylvestris chromosome 16, drMalSylv7.2, whole genome shotgun sequence, the following are encoded in one genomic region:
- the LOC126608401 gene encoding uncharacterized protein LOC126608401, whose protein sequence is MPPKSETQPPSAGTGTTPSDPSNASIDPILLVLRILPYSFLRPPRLRLKLPTLTLPSPMTVYALVLLTYFMVVSGIVYDVIVEPPGIGSTQDRLTGSVRPVVFLPGRVNGQYIIEGLSSGFMFVVGGIGIVLMDLALDRNRAKSVKVSYATAGISSVVLAYVMSMLFIRIKIPGYLY, encoded by the coding sequence ATGCCCCCGAAATCTGAGACCCAGCCTCCATCCGCCGGTACCGGTACCACGCCCTCCGACCCATCCAACGCCTCAATCGACCCAATTCTCCTCGTCCTTCGAATCCTCCCCTACAGCTTCCTCCGCCCCCCTCGACTTCGCCTCAAGCTCCCAACCCTAACCCTCCCCTCACCCATGACCGTCTACGCCCTCGTCCTCCTCACCTACTTCATGGTTGTCTCCGGCATCGTCTACGACGTCATCGTCGAGCCCCCGGGCATCGGATCAACTCAGGACCGCCTCACAGGGTCGGTCCGACCCGTCGTATTCCTCCCCGGCCGGGTCAACGGGCAGTACATAATTGAAGGGCTGTCGTCCGGGTTCATGTTCGTGGTTGGTGGGATCGGCATTGTGCTCATGGACTTGGCTCTGGATCGGAATCGGGCAAAAAGTGTGAAGGTGTCGTATGCCACAGCTGGGATCTCCTCTGTCGTTCTGGCATATGTTATGAGTATGCTGTTTattcgtatcaagatccccggTTATCTTTATTAA